In the genome of bacterium, one region contains:
- a CDS encoding fumarylacetoacetate hydrolase family protein yields the protein MKLIAYQNGERAVMATVVNDVAVPFADLEEFWADPQRGLAAAARSDSTGAPIANLIQVPPLPDTARVICAGLNYAAHAAEANVELPKQPDIFGRWRSTLVVDGHPVPIPPRDEYFDWEGELAIVVGQELRDVTPEAAHAGFLGYSCFNDLSARKYQMGSDRWTLGKNADDSGPLGPWIVTSDEIPDPGHLRIQTHVNGEPMQDGNTANLIFSGAQIAAYASGVMTLKPGDLIVTGTPEGIGATRQPPKFLRPGDTVTVDIEGIGRLTTPIVRR from the coding sequence ATGAAACTCATCGCCTACCAGAACGGCGAGCGCGCGGTCATGGCTACCGTTGTCAACGACGTTGCCGTTCCCTTCGCCGACCTCGAGGAATTCTGGGCCGACCCGCAGCGGGGCCTGGCCGCAGCCGCTCGATCAGACTCCACCGGTGCACCGATCGCGAACCTCATCCAGGTTCCGCCGCTGCCCGACACCGCCCGGGTGATCTGCGCGGGCTTGAACTACGCCGCCCACGCCGCCGAGGCGAACGTCGAACTACCGAAACAGCCCGACATCTTCGGACGGTGGCGCTCCACCCTGGTCGTTGACGGTCACCCCGTCCCGATACCACCGAGGGATGAGTACTTCGACTGGGAAGGCGAGTTGGCCATAGTCGTCGGCCAGGAGCTTCGAGACGTCACCCCCGAAGCCGCGCACGCCGGCTTCCTGGGCTACTCCTGTTTCAACGATCTGAGCGCCCGCAAATACCAGATGGGCAGCGACCGGTGGACGCTTGGCAAGAACGCCGACGACTCCGGGCCGCTCGGGCCGTGGATCGTCACGTCCGACGAGATCCCCGACCCTGGTCACCTTCGAATTCAGACTCACGTCAACGGCGAGCCGATGCAGGACGGCAACACCGCGAACCTGATCTTCTCAGGTGCCCAGATCGCGGCCTACGCCTCGGGCGTGATGACGCTCAAGCCCGGCGACCTCATCGTCACCGGCACACCCGAGGGCATCGGGGCCACCCGGCAGCCACCGAAGTTCCTGCGCCCCGGCGACACGGTCACCGTCGACATCGAGGGCATCGGCCGGCTCACCACCCCGATCGTCCGTCGCTGA
- a CDS encoding alpha/beta hydrolase, translating into MNATPTVTHHTARLNGISQHWISAGDGPPVYLLHGFPETNYAWRKQIPVLAEKYTVIAPDLRGYGATEKPASGYDKRTMANDLAALMDHHGHDRAAVVGHDRGARVGTRFAKDHRERIDRFVTMDNVPTRILAQNATPAAVQVGWFFIFLGVPDLAEALIAGREEVLLTHFYRSWSYNPEMLSAQEIDVYVRAYRQPGAVRGAAMDYRAIEEDLAQDMVDAADLISCPVLALWGQDFAQNRFFNLLDVWRSMAEDVRGVGIPQCGHLPQEEKPDIVNEELLSFLQGWIG; encoded by the coding sequence GTGAACGCAACACCGACGGTCACGCATCACACGGCTCGTCTCAACGGAATCAGCCAGCACTGGATCAGCGCCGGAGACGGCCCTCCGGTCTACCTGCTGCACGGCTTCCCTGAGACCAATTACGCGTGGCGCAAGCAGATACCGGTTCTCGCCGAGAAGTACACGGTCATCGCGCCCGACCTGCGCGGCTACGGCGCCACCGAGAAGCCGGCAAGCGGCTACGACAAGCGCACCATGGCCAATGACCTCGCGGCGTTGATGGACCATCACGGCCATGACCGCGCCGCCGTCGTCGGCCACGATCGCGGCGCCCGAGTGGGTACACGGTTCGCCAAGGATCACCGGGAGCGGATCGATCGCTTCGTCACGATGGACAACGTCCCCACCCGCATTCTGGCCCAGAACGCGACCCCGGCCGCCGTTCAGGTCGGCTGGTTCTTCATCTTCCTCGGCGTTCCGGACCTGGCGGAAGCGCTGATCGCCGGGCGCGAGGAGGTGTTGCTGACCCACTTCTACCGGTCCTGGTCCTACAACCCCGAGATGCTGTCGGCGCAAGAGATCGACGTGTATGTCCGCGCGTACCGGCAGCCGGGGGCCGTCCGGGGCGCGGCGATGGACTATCGCGCCATCGAGGAGGACCTCGCCCAGGACATGGTCGACGCCGCAGACCTCATCAGCTGCCCGGTCCTGGCCCTGTGGGGACAGGACTTCGCACAGAACCGCTTCTTCAACCTGTTGGATGTCTGGCGCAGCATGGCCGAAGACGTGCGTGGGGTCGGCATACCCCAGTGCGGGCACCTGCCCCAGGAGGAGAAGCCAGACATCGTCAACGAAGAACTCCTGAGCTTTCTCCAGGGCTGGATCGGGTGA